A part of Tachysurus vachellii isolate PV-2020 chromosome 4, HZAU_Pvac_v1, whole genome shotgun sequence genomic DNA contains:
- the LOC132844787 gene encoding apolipoprotein L3-like — protein sequence MGWWHSEEPWKNYTDTKEDDAKTFTQKAKNLKKALKVYDHLSCDQGANLQGHIIALNEVANSIDKVHKGVKIAGITGGAAGAVGIAAAVGGVILAPVTGGVSLAVTAVGVGVAAAGGVTGASAAITNMDRKKVETILQDHCTQIEEFEKCVKFIGTHIEGLKKYNLSTLKGVDWTAVKMARMAHKLGDSVGVIGTVSKSLGLIQGFTLGMDMYFSKEDSKQLKKGSEIKFANQIRKVSKQMQTSLDQLMEFKTTMNSDDGGTVA from the exons ATGGGGTGGTGGCACTCGGAGGAAC CCTGGAAGAATTATACTGACACAAAGGAAGATGATGCAAA AACATTCACACAAAAAGCCAAAAATCTAAAAAAGGCTCTTAAAGTATATGATCACCTAAGTTGTGATCAAGGAGCAAATCTGCAGGGTCACATTATAGCGCTAAATGAAGTGGCCAATAGCATTGACAAGGTCCATAAGGGGGTGAAGATAGCAGGTATTACCGGAGGCGCTGCAGGGGCAGTAGGGATTGCAGCTGCTGTTGGAGGTGTCATACTTGCCCCAGTGACTGGGGGGGTTTCATTAGCAGTGACTGCAGTTGGAGTTGGAGTTGCAGCAGCCGGAGGAGTCACTGGAGCCTCAGCTGCCATCACCAACATGGACAGGAAGAAGGTGGAAACAATCCTGCAAGACCACTGTACACAGATAGAGGAATTTGAGAAATGTGTCAAATTTATCGGTACACATATCGAAGGTCTGAAAAAATACAACCTGTCTACATTGAAGGGGGTGGATTGGACAGCAGTGAAGATGGCTAGAATGGCACATAAATTAGGAGACAGTGTGGGAGTGATCGGCACAGTCAGCAAGTCCTTGGGTCTGATCCAAGGCTTTACGCTCGGCATGGACATGTACTTCAGCAAAGAAGACTCCAAGCAGCTGAAGAAAGGCTCAGAAATCAAATTTGCCAATCAAATCCGCAAGGTCTCAAAGCAAATGCAGACCAGCCTTGATCAGCTGATGGAATTTAAAACAACAATGAATTCTGAtgacgggggcacggtggcttag